A region of the Falco rusticolus isolate bFalRus1 chromosome 6, bFalRus1.pri, whole genome shotgun sequence genome:
GTGGTCTGTACCCTGACAGTGCACTCAAGTCCAGCGGGCAGAGTCCAGAGCTTAATACTGAATCCAGTGGACCAGAACTGAGCATGGTAGGCTGGAAGGTTCCCAGAAAAGGGAGCCTGGGTTAGTTCATTGGCAGCTGCTTGTTTTGAGTGGCTTTCGGTGTGTATGCGGCTCAAGGTGTCTGGCATTCACCTTCTTGCTGTCTTTGTTGGCAGCTTCTGGGGCTCAGAAGGTCCTGTTGGCCCAAGTATAGCACAATGGATTTCATCCCCCAGGTAGCAGTGCTCCCCTTTCACAGCAAAACTAGGGCtacttttcatattttgagTGTTCTGAAAAGTTAAGACGCTGAGGTGTAGTTGCATACTGTAATGAGCAAGACTGTGTGAgtttctagtttaaaaaaaaaaaaaaaaaattcctccccAAAATACAGGTAGTATTTGTGAATTTCAGAATCCAAAACCATCACTGTGTATTAGATCATGTGTTCCTTACTCATGCTGAGCACAGGATTGTTCTCTGTCACCTACCCTCAAGCTTGTGGGTTGTTAGGAGATTTCTCTGCAtcttctgttcttccatttAGATCAGGTTGCCATTCCAGTCTTGTGTTACAGTCAGCTTTTGCTCCTTCACAGCACACTAGATTATAAAGCACTTTCCACACCTATAAACTAGTTTTACTTTTCTAGTGGATGCATTTCAAGATTATTTCCAAAGTCACTTCTTCCAAGGCTTACGGTGCTTGTCCTTTCTGTGCTTACTTGCCACCTCCACTGTCTGTGCCACCATGCTACATAAAACTCTTGGTGCCAGATTCGCGAAACTATACATGCAGCATACATTCAGTGGTGCTTTCTGTTGTACTAGAAATACTTACATGTTAGTCATCAGTTCTGAAGGCTACTGCACTATTACTCCAGTGTGTTTGTCTCCTGCTGTGTATACAGCAGACTATTACTTAGTTACTGGTTTGTCTTGCATCAATTTAAACGTTATGCTTCCACGTGCTTCgctttgaaatgcagaatgaGCCAATACAGTTCTGACAAACTAGAGGAGTACTTTGATTTGAAGGCTGGTGTAACTGATGTTGTTAGGATAGCATTCTTGTGTCATGTAATGGAAGTGAATCAGCATTTTAGAAGCAGGGATCTTTAACTATGAACAAAAGACTAATGGTAGGTATCCTGTGACCTTGAAGGTTTTAGGGGTAGATTTCTGAAGGTGCCATCTAAGGCTTTCAAAAGCATGTTAGGCACTCGCCTCCTACCGCAGCCTTGAAAGAATTAAGagatttttcagagaaacactGTAATTTTAAGTGCTGTGTGCACCTTTAGGTGTCCAGCTGTCTGGCTCCAGTGTCATTGGCTACATGTTCATATGTAAATGGTAAGATTTATTAATTCTTACTTAACAAAACTTACATTCTGAGAATATGTTTAGATTTCTCCCTGCTCATCCTCTGAATACCTCTACTGCCTTTCAGATGCAAATAACTTGCATTTTGTGATGACAGCATATCGATTCAGCCTTGCAAAGAATGTATTACTATCCAAAAATCTTTGTCTGGCTTGAGCTTTTCTCATGCCCAGCTGTTCCTGGCTCCTGCACAAGTCCGTGCAGATTGGAGCTAGTTTGAGTGAATGCTCCTAGAAAACTCAAAGAAGGATGTTCAGATGTCCTTCCCGGGCTGCGTGTCCGAGTGGTTAAGACTGTGCCTACCTGATAGTCTTTAGCTCCAGCTGTCCTAATTTGGCAATCTGAATGTCATtgactgaagtcagtggaaaggaTGGTGTGAGGTCTGGACAGCCAGGCACTCAAATCATGTCTTTAGTGACAGCAATGCTGTCTAGGCcttggaaagatttttctcaaaatgttctGCAAGCCATCTTAAAAAACTTGTTATTACTTGATATTGAGAGGAAATACTGAAGAGTATTTCTAAGTGCGTTCAGTGAGTAGATTATTACGGTATATTGATTACTCGGAGTGCCATTTAGGAGTGCTGGCATCGATAACATGCTCATGGAAAATTATCACAACTAAAATACCTTCatcagaaaataataaacaatgCTGGCTTTTGAAGTCTGTTGTAGTCAAAGTGtagggttttctttcttcctgatCATAATGGTTGCTGAAACCTTAGTTGCTGTTAAGATCTCAAATAGCTTTACTCCTGtgcttactgtatttttctttttcctccctagCAATGCAGAACCTtctgaaaaaagattttgtatGAACAGCTTTGTGGCAGATTTTGGAAGACCTCTGGAGTCGGAGAGGGTCTTTTCTCGTCAAATAACTGAAGAATCCCAGtcacttttccatttctgtattaATGAAGTGGAACATTTGggtaaagcaaaacaaagtcaGAAGGGTCCAGGTCTGGAGAGTAATACCCACTTCCAGGAAGTTCCCAGGAGCAGTGGAATGTTTGAGGAGGACCTGCATTGTCTTACAAAATTTAACATACCTAACTTTGTGAACACTGAGCAGAATTCTTCACTAGGTGAGGATGATCTCCTCATCTCAGAGCCACCAATCATTTTAGAAAGCAAATCGGTCATTCAATCTTCCCATCAGATCCTTGACTGAAAAGTCTTTTACTTTAAGGTAAATGTTCCTGTTATTGTCCAGTGTGAAGCCTTTCTTGGccttctgttattttcatttcaggcCTGTGCTTTGTATTGTGTGCAAGACTGGCTCCGCTGACAGAACTCTGTTTAGACAAGAAGTAAAACACTGCTTTATTCTGGTGCCTTCTG
Encoded here:
- the MRAP2 gene encoding melanocortin-2 receptor accessory protein 2 isoform X2, translating into MFICKCNAEPSEKRFCMNSFVADFGRPLESERVFSRQITEESQSLFHFCINEVEHLGKAKQSQKGPGLESNTHFQEVPRSSGMFEEDLHCLTKFNIPNFVNTEQNSSLGEDDLLISEPPIILESKSVIQSSHQILD
- the MRAP2 gene encoding melanocortin-2 receptor accessory protein 2 isoform X1, whose translation is MSALRLISNRTSQQALSNSDYTWEYEYYEYGPVSFEGLKAHKYSIVIGFWVGLAVFVIFMFFVLTLLTKTGAPHQDNAEPSEKRFCMNSFVADFGRPLESERVFSRQITEESQSLFHFCINEVEHLGKAKQSQKGPGLESNTHFQEVPRSSGMFEEDLHCLTKFNIPNFVNTEQNSSLGEDDLLISEPPIILESKSVIQSSHQILD